The nucleotide window GGGATAACCTACGGCTATAAACTAGTGTGGTTCCTGCTTTTACTTGCAATACCTCTCTACATTATCCAAGAGGTATCAGGAAGAATAGGCGTAGTTACTGGAAAAGGACTGGGTGAATTAGTGAGGGAAAACTTTAGCAAAACCATATCGATGGCTATCGCGATGCCTATGTTCCTGACTGACGTAGTTACGTATATAATCGAATATATAGGAGTAGGGATAGGGTTGGCTATCTTAGGAATACCGTTAATCTTAGGCGTGCCTTTGGCCTTTATTTTGCACCTCTTAATTGTTTACAATAGAAAGTACACGATAACTGAGAGGATACTTCTTATCATCTCATCTACCTTAATCATAGGTTTTGCTTCCACTTTGCTGATCAGGGGGGTGATCCCGTCCTGTCCATTATTCTATTTTGAGCCAACCCCAAACTTTCTCTTCTTTCTTGCTGCCAATGCAGGTGCTGTGATAATGCCTTTTATGCTATTTTTTCAAGCATCTGCCACAGCCGAGAAACTGTCCTTCCTAGGAAAATTCGAAAAAGAGGAAGCTATCAGGGCTATGAAGGTGGAAACTTTGGTAGGCAGTATAGTAACTGAAGTATTAATGGTGATAGTAGAAATGGCTTCAACCGGGATATCTAGCAATGTTGACATTTACTCACCTTCAAAGCTAGCATACGCTTTCGCTGCTATAGCAGGGCCTTTTTCTCCTTACTTATTTGGCTTGGGATTAATAGGTGCAGCTTTTCTAGCTCTGGTAGTCATATCTCTTGGGAGTTCATGGGGCACAGCAGAAGCACTGGGAATTCCAAGAAACAGATCTTTTAGCCTATATTTAATTGAAAGTATCCCAGCTGTAATAATAACTCTTCTCATCCCAAGGGATATGTTAGGAAACGTAGTCCTTAACCTTTTATCTCTTTTCGTTATAATTTTGATAGGCCCCGCTATAGTTATGGGAATTTTAGTAAATAATTCGAAGATCATGGGTATATATAAAAACTCGTTAATACAGAATTTACTATATTGGACAAGTGTAGTTTTAATATTTGCTTTAGGGGTAATTTCTATTTTCTCGTAACTAAAAGGACAATTACTATATTAAAACAAATAGAAATTACAAGGGAATCCTTGATTATACCCGGTTAGTTAATAAAGGGTGACAATACAGTTAGTCCTTGACAAAGTATGAAAAGAAAAAGAAAAAATAAAGAGTTTACTTAGCTTTTACCTCCTTATTCTCTTTAGCTATAATTTCTTTACCATGCCTAAGCTTGCCTAAGGGTACTGTTTCAAACATCCTTACTACTTCCTCTAAGGACATACCTTTTGTCTCGGGTAAGAATAAAATAACAAACGCTAGAGCTATAACATCTAGTGCTGAAAATACGAACATACTTCCGGATAAGCCTATCGTTGATAACATTACTGGGAAAACCTCTATAAGGGCAAAATTGGCCAGCCAATCTATTATAGCACCTATAGCAGCCATTCTTCCTCTTACTCTCGTATCAAAATATTCAGCCTGGATCAACCAACCCGTACCGCCTACTCCATAAGCGAAGAATATTATGAATCCTGCAAATGCTATTAATACACCAAACAAGAAGTTGGTAAGGACGGAAATCCCACCAATTAAATCAGATATTAACATTCCTATATATGCAGATATGCCTAATGTTCTTCTCCCTATTCTATCTATATATCGGAACGCAATATATGTAGCAGCTACATTTATAGCAGCTAATACGGTAGACTCCAATACTGATTCAATGATACTGTAAACAGGGTTTGAAGTAGTACCGAAAATATGCAACTTAGATAATACTGTAGGCCCGTAGTAGAAAGGAACATTTATCCCAGTTATTTGTTGAAATACTAGCCATAAACCCACTATTAATAATGCTTTTTTAGTGGCTTTAGATAACCTATAAGTTTCTTTTTTCTCGTTTATAAGTTCATTTCTAATATTCTTTAAATCTGAGTCAGAAATTTCCATCCCAAACTTCATGAGATCTTTTTTCAATCTTTCAAATTTTCCATTATATATCATCCACCGGGGTGATTCTGGCATTAAAAATCTAAATAACAGGCCTACTACTGCAGGTATAGCTGCTAGACCTAGTAATAACCTCCAGTCAATTGTATATGCCAAGGAGGGAGATATGAACAGAACAAAAGACCCTATAAGATATGAGCCCAATATACCTATAGTAATCATCCACTGCTGCATAATAGCTAATGTTCCTCGTTTGTCTTTTGGAGCATATTCTGTTATATAAGCAGTAGCTACTGCAGAATCTGCACCTATTGCTATTCCTATTATAGTCCTCATTATAAGGAGCATTAGCCCATTTATGGTTAGTGCAGATAGAATAGCAGCTCCAGTATAAATTCCGGCGTCTATAATCAAAAGTGACTTCCTTCCGTATCGGTCTGTATAAAAATAAGCTATTAGAGCACCTATCGCTGCTCCTAAAGATGCACTAGCTACTTCATAACCGTATAAGAGCCCAGAATAATGATAAGGAGTTAAGGGGGCCACTGTACCGATTACAGCGGTATCATACCCAAAGAGGAAGCCGCCAATTGCAGCTAAAATCGTTATTATCCAGTAGAATCTATTAACCTTTTTACTGTCTAGCACTCTTAAAACTTCTTCTATTGAATTATAATTTCCGCCTGCCATAATTTTATATATTCTCAAAACTTTATAAAATCTCCTTAATAATAAATGTTAATTATAAAAATATAAACTTTTATAATGTTAATCTAAACCAAATATAAGCTATCCTTAAATTATATACTTATCTAGAATTCGGATTACATCAGTAAGTGAGGGTCTCGCCAAATAGTTTGGTGATACCATTGTTTTTATGAGTTGAAGTATCTCGGGCTCTATATTGAGTTTAATCCAATCGGTCATTAACATATTTTTAGAAATTTGAATTAAGGATAGTGACTCTGGTACTTTCCCTTTGACATAGTAGTCTATAGCATCATTTAGAGCTGTTATATCTGGTCTGTTATTATAACCTGATAAAGCCGTATACAAAGTAACCCCCAAGGCAAATACATCCAAACGGGGATCAGCACCTATTCCCTTAATCAAAAACTCAAGCTGTTCGGGTGGAGCATATTCTGCGGTAATTTGCGTGATTTTACCCCCTATTTTAACTGCACTGCCTAGGTCACCTAGCTTTACCAGTCCGGGTAAAGAAGATTTCATCATCTTGTATAACTGTTCGCCCGTCACTGGTAGCTTTTTAGAAAAGAAAATGTTTTGAGGTTTAACGTCTAAATGGACATAGCCCTGAGAATGCATGTAATTTAACGCTAACGCAACTTCTCTAATGGTTAAGTATACAATATATTTCCAATATTTACTATTGCTTACTGTAGGATTTTTTATTAAGTCCATTAAAGTCC belongs to Stygiolobus caldivivus and includes:
- a CDS encoding NRAMP family divalent metal transporter; this encodes MGRKSITTSRNLINMIKFFGPAWLVMMADMDASSTIGAMETGITYGYKLVWFLLLLAIPLYIIQEVSGRIGVVTGKGLGELVRENFSKTISMAIAMPMFLTDVVTYIIEYIGVGIGLAILGIPLILGVPLAFILHLLIVYNRKYTITERILLIISSTLIIGFASTLLIRGVIPSCPLFYFEPTPNFLFFLAANAGAVIMPFMLFFQASATAEKLSFLGKFEKEEAIRAMKVETLVGSIVTEVLMVIVEMASTGISSNVDIYSPSKLAYAFAAIAGPFSPYLFGLGLIGAAFLALVVISLGSSWGTAEALGIPRNRSFSLYLIESIPAVIITLLIPRDMLGNVVLNLLSLFVIILIGPAIVMGILVNNSKIMGIYKNSLIQNLLYWTSVVLIFALGVISIFS
- a CDS encoding sugar porter family MFS transporter gives rise to the protein MAGGNYNSIEEVLRVLDSKKVNRFYWIITILAAIGGFLFGYDTAVIGTVAPLTPYHYSGLLYGYEVASASLGAAIGALIAYFYTDRYGRKSLLIIDAGIYTGAAILSALTINGLMLLIMRTIIGIAIGADSAVATAYITEYAPKDKRGTLAIMQQWMITIGILGSYLIGSFVLFISPSLAYTIDWRLLLGLAAIPAVVGLLFRFLMPESPRWMIYNGKFERLKKDLMKFGMEISDSDLKNIRNELINEKKETYRLSKATKKALLIVGLWLVFQQITGINVPFYYGPTVLSKLHIFGTTSNPVYSIIESVLESTVLAAINVAATYIAFRYIDRIGRRTLGISAYIGMLISDLIGGISVLTNFLFGVLIAFAGFIIFFAYGVGGTGWLIQAEYFDTRVRGRMAAIGAIIDWLANFALIEVFPVMLSTIGLSGSMFVFSALDVIALAFVILFLPETKGMSLEEVVRMFETVPLGKLRHGKEIIAKENKEVKAK